A region from the Sphingomonas flavescens genome encodes:
- a CDS encoding DUF2189 domain-containing protein — protein sequence MATQTMTRRNATKAAKVPIRHITHDDLSISLRQGLDDFLTFRGDIVFAGVIYTLIGLAAVVMTASAPLMPFFFPVVAGVGLLGPVAAAGFYELARRREAGEPDIHWYKFIDVLKRPTADDMGIVAGLLLLIFFGWLVAAGALYAALFDWATPESVPQFLSMVFLTPQGWALIIGGALIGAILGWVVLALSVVSMPMLVDRDVTAAQAVSASWRAAHANKGELIRWGLIVLGLLIVGSIPLFVGLAFVLPWLGYSTWHLYTRLIDRSALR from the coding sequence ATGGCGACTCAAACGATGACGCGGCGGAACGCAACCAAGGCCGCGAAAGTCCCAATCCGTCACATCACGCATGATGATCTCAGCATCTCGCTACGGCAGGGGCTGGATGATTTCCTGACATTTCGCGGCGACATCGTGTTCGCCGGCGTCATCTATACGTTGATCGGGCTCGCCGCCGTGGTGATGACCGCCAGCGCGCCATTGATGCCCTTTTTCTTCCCCGTCGTTGCCGGCGTCGGATTGCTCGGACCCGTGGCGGCGGCCGGTTTCTACGAACTTGCTCGGCGACGGGAAGCCGGGGAGCCGGATATCCACTGGTACAAATTCATCGACGTGCTGAAGCGGCCGACCGCCGACGACATGGGGATCGTCGCAGGATTGCTCCTCCTGATCTTCTTCGGCTGGCTTGTCGCCGCTGGCGCTCTCTACGCCGCCCTGTTCGATTGGGCGACGCCGGAGTCCGTCCCGCAATTCCTGTCGATGGTCTTCCTGACTCCGCAAGGTTGGGCCTTGATTATCGGCGGCGCGCTGATCGGCGCGATCTTGGGCTGGGTCGTCCTGGCGCTCAGCGTCGTCTCGATGCCGATGCTGGTCGACCGCGACGTTACCGCGGCGCAGGCCGTCTCGGCTTCATGGCGCGCGGCGCATGCCAATAAGGGCGAGCTGATCCGCTGGGGCCTGATCGTGCTCGGCCTGCTGATCGTCGGGTCGATCCCCCTGTTCGTCGGGCTCGCCTTCGTCCTGCCATGGCTCGGCTATTCGACCTGGCACCTCTACACCCGGCTGATCGACCGCAGCGCGCTTCGCTAG
- a CDS encoding class I SAM-dependent methyltransferase — protein MKDVSTLVAQQYEAFAYPEPLADLEEAIRGGYSQIGEPSLYGPVIWPRGRPSGPLKILVAGCGTVQAAYTALMNRADEVIGIDLSEASLAHERFLQEHHGLKNLQLFKGDLREVSSIGKRFDLILCTGVIHHMEDPGAGLSALREALAPYGVISLMVYGQTVRTGIYMVQDALRRIGVSQSDAGVAQVRAILRELPERHYARDYINAADELKHDAALVDTFLHPQDRAYTVPQLFELIEGSGLQFQNWADNYPYWRNAEWGPDTAVAQAVDPLVPREHWAAVEMLRLSAGMHMCTLRHADENIAQVDFDGGDWRRFVPHPAPGLARKGPGLFQRGPYSLRCSEMEQFVLDGADGRRTIADIIEVPALDGLPTDERDTFGRRYFEHLWKLGHVMIELPA, from the coding sequence ATGAAAGACGTCTCGACCCTGGTCGCGCAGCAGTATGAGGCCTTCGCCTATCCCGAGCCGCTGGCTGATCTCGAAGAGGCAATCCGCGGCGGCTATAGCCAGATCGGCGAGCCATCGCTTTACGGACCCGTCATCTGGCCGCGTGGACGGCCGTCCGGACCGCTCAAGATCCTCGTCGCAGGCTGCGGCACGGTACAGGCCGCCTACACCGCGCTGATGAACCGGGCGGACGAGGTTATCGGCATCGATCTCTCCGAGGCGTCGCTGGCGCACGAGCGGTTCCTGCAGGAACACCACGGGCTCAAAAACCTGCAGTTGTTCAAGGGTGACCTGCGGGAAGTCAGCTCGATCGGTAAGCGTTTCGACCTGATTTTGTGCACCGGCGTCATCCACCACATGGAAGATCCGGGTGCCGGCCTGTCCGCGCTGCGCGAGGCGCTCGCTCCATATGGGGTCATCTCGCTGATGGTGTACGGGCAGACGGTCCGCACCGGGATCTACATGGTACAGGATGCGCTGCGGCGTATCGGCGTTTCCCAATCGGACGCCGGGGTCGCGCAGGTTCGTGCAATTCTTCGCGAGCTGCCCGAACGTCACTACGCCCGTGACTACATAAATGCCGCCGACGAACTCAAGCATGACGCGGCACTGGTCGACACGTTCCTGCATCCGCAAGACCGTGCCTACACCGTGCCGCAGCTGTTCGAGCTGATCGAAGGCTCAGGGCTGCAATTTCAGAACTGGGCCGACAACTACCCCTATTGGAGGAACGCCGAATGGGGTCCCGACACTGCCGTCGCGCAAGCAGTCGATCCGCTAGTCCCGCGCGAGCACTGGGCCGCGGTCGAGATGCTGCGCTTGAGTGCCGGCATGCACATGTGCACGCTACGGCACGCCGACGAAAACATCGCTCAGGTTGATTTCGACGGGGGGGATTGGCGGCGGTTCGTGCCGCACCCTGCGCCTGGACTAGCGCGAAAAGGCCCGGGGCTGTTCCAGCGGGGGCCCTATTCTCTGCGCTGCTCGGAAATGGAGCAGTTCGTCCTCGATGGCGCCGATGGAAGGAGGACGATCGCCGACATCATCGAGGTGCCGGCATTAGACGGTCTTCCGACGGATGAGCGCGACACTTTCGGCCGCCGTTATTTCGAGCACCTTTGGAAGCTCGGGCATGTGATGATCGAGTTGCCGGCCTAA
- a CDS encoding M28 family peptidase: MRRPVLLLALVLIALLAALAATPLLEKPPDLRIHTAAGTFDATRAKERLAIILGDENPHPSDSAASDVVRARLIAQIEQLGLQPIIRDQFACNTLYKQRGVSCARVRNIIVRLGPQTGKALLLNAHYDSTPVGPAAADDGIGVATLLEVGSILKQRPIRRPVILLFNEGEELGLIGARAFMADPLSRDVDALINLEARGVTGPVNMFETSRPNAAPIAAFANAVDRPIANSLSTDVYRLMPNYTDVNSFAERGWLTLNLAPIGNETRYHSPGDTAAALDPATLQHMGDQTLALAEKLALGTPRAESGDRIFMDVASRVLVSMPLFVGAILLAILLLAFAVLALVRGGLARGTILVVGTMFAGSVAAWILLELIGLLRPGMFWRASPSWTLLMVYAVMIACGVGLMTTIGRTLDRTELRPVFWFIFLILGGAVGLFAPGGIVYFLFPPLIVLAGMIAKQRWQPAERVASIVAVAVLYLTWGAMLGLLQELLNVGPMWIFALLGSFLILPVIIEARSLIANAGSGFAIALPALLTATGVVAVLAAPAYSADRQQRFVIQRATEMPSGKSWWSILNDGAPLPRAMPGSWSRGTLPISERQRWLAPAPQDQLSHAPALQVVSQESLGKGRALTFRLAANGNERIELSVPEGTRILSAGVDGFIMPIDQKASGKTSISCGGRSCDGAVVQLTTAQPGPVRLNILGTRPLPANATPLLNARPQLARPQYNRDEAITYTRQTL, translated from the coding sequence ATGCGCCGACCGGTTCTGTTGCTCGCCCTGGTCTTGATCGCCTTGCTCGCGGCGTTGGCGGCGACCCCACTGCTGGAAAAGCCGCCTGACCTGCGCATCCACACTGCGGCCGGCACGTTCGATGCGACCCGAGCCAAGGAACGGCTGGCCATCATCCTCGGAGACGAGAACCCGCACCCGTCGGATTCCGCGGCATCGGACGTGGTCCGCGCCCGGCTGATTGCCCAGATTGAACAGCTCGGACTGCAACCGATCATCCGCGACCAGTTCGCCTGCAACACTTTGTACAAGCAGCGCGGCGTTTCCTGCGCGCGTGTTCGCAACATCATCGTGCGGTTGGGACCGCAAACCGGCAAGGCGCTCCTCCTCAACGCGCACTATGACAGCACCCCCGTCGGCCCTGCCGCCGCAGACGATGGTATCGGTGTCGCGACGTTGCTTGAGGTCGGTTCGATCCTAAAGCAGCGGCCAATCCGGCGCCCGGTGATCCTGCTGTTTAACGAAGGTGAGGAACTTGGCCTGATCGGCGCCCGCGCCTTCATGGCCGATCCTCTCAGCCGCGACGTCGATGCGCTGATCAATCTCGAAGCGCGCGGCGTGACGGGTCCCGTCAACATGTTCGAGACCAGCCGGCCGAACGCGGCGCCGATCGCTGCCTTCGCGAATGCGGTCGACCGCCCGATTGCGAACTCTCTGTCGACGGACGTCTACCGGCTCATGCCAAACTATACCGACGTCAACAGTTTCGCCGAGCGCGGTTGGTTGACGCTGAACCTGGCGCCGATCGGCAACGAGACCCGCTATCACAGCCCTGGCGACACCGCAGCGGCGCTGGACCCTGCGACGCTGCAGCACATGGGTGACCAGACATTGGCCTTGGCCGAAAAACTGGCGCTCGGCACGCCGCGGGCAGAGAGCGGCGACCGGATCTTCATGGACGTTGCGAGCCGCGTGCTCGTCTCAATGCCGCTGTTCGTCGGCGCGATCCTCCTTGCCATCCTCCTGCTGGCTTTCGCTGTCCTCGCTCTTGTGCGGGGGGGCCTAGCGCGCGGCACCATCTTGGTCGTCGGAACGATGTTCGCGGGAAGCGTGGCTGCCTGGATCTTGCTCGAACTGATCGGTCTGCTCCGCCCAGGCATGTTCTGGCGCGCATCTCCGAGCTGGACGCTTCTCATGGTTTATGCGGTCATGATTGCCTGCGGCGTTGGCCTGATGACCACCATCGGGCGCACCCTGGACCGAACGGAGCTCCGCCCGGTCTTCTGGTTCATCTTCCTCATCCTGGGTGGCGCCGTCGGCCTCTTCGCCCCCGGCGGAATCGTCTACTTCCTGTTCCCACCGCTCATTGTTCTGGCAGGGATGATAGCGAAGCAAAGGTGGCAACCAGCAGAGCGCGTCGCGTCGATCGTCGCCGTCGCCGTGCTCTATCTTACCTGGGGTGCGATGCTGGGGCTCCTTCAGGAGTTGCTCAACGTCGGCCCGATGTGGATCTTCGCCCTGCTCGGCAGCTTCCTCATCCTGCCCGTCATCATCGAGGCGCGCTCGCTGATTGCGAATGCCGGAAGCGGCTTTGCGATCGCCCTGCCCGCGCTGCTGACAGCGACAGGCGTCGTCGCCGTGCTGGCAGCCCCCGCTTACTCTGCAGACCGGCAGCAGCGGTTCGTGATCCAGCGGGCCACCGAAATGCCGAGCGGCAAGAGTTGGTGGTCAATCCTGAACGACGGTGCGCCACTCCCCAGAGCCATGCCGGGAAGTTGGTCGCGCGGAACGCTTCCAATCAGCGAACGCCAACGGTGGCTTGCGCCTGCCCCGCAAGACCAGCTGAGCCATGCTCCCGCTTTGCAAGTCGTGTCCCAGGAGAGTCTCGGAAAAGGCCGCGCGCTCACCTTCCGGCTGGCAGCCAATGGAAACGAGCGGATCGAGCTTAGCGTCCCGGAGGGGACCCGGATCCTGTCGGCGGGCGTGGATGGTTTCATCATGCCAATCGATCAGAAGGCGTCCGGCAAGACCAGCATCAGCTGCGGGGGGCGCAGTTGCGATGGGGCGGTCGTTCAACTCACGACTGCGCAGCCAGGCCCGGTCCGATTGAATATCTTGGGTACCCGTCCGCTGCCGGCAAACGCGACGCCCCTTCTGAATGCGCGACCGCAACTGGCTCGGCCGCAATACAACCGCGACGAGGCCATAACCTACACGCGGCAGACGCTTTAG
- a CDS encoding S9 family peptidase, translating into MIFRSAAVALLLASAPAIARDLPLERVFSSPSLAGPTPREAKLSPDGRFVTLLKNRADDKDRYDLWAIDTATGQQRMLVDSQKIGSGGAISEEEKMRRERARIAGTKGITEYGWAPDSKSILVPIDGDLYQAMLDGKVRRLTSTAATEINAKVSETGRYLSFLRDQNLYVMDASSGQERALTSDGGKTLSWGAAEFVAQEELARDTGYWWSPGDRYLAVARVDESPVQIVRRAAIGASGTSLIEQRYPSAGTKNAIVDLYLMTPDGKSRVKADLGANPDYYLARVDWARDGSSLYVQRLSRDQKRLDVLRVDPATGKSSMLFSETSPTWVNLNDNFKPLKDGSLIWSSERSGYPHLYRWQAGKWTQLTRGNWAVEDVAGVDEQAGRVYFTGTAETPIEQQLYWVSYKSPGAPQRVTEQGWYNKAVMDKGATHALVTRSNPSQPSQTYLADAAGKRLAWIEENALNAAHPYAPYVDSHVKPTFGTVTGPDGTPLHYRMLTPRLVAGKRYPVFFYVYGGPHGQQVTDEWYKALPLHEALVDKGWIVFTIDNRGTNRRGTKFEGAIYRKMGDAELADQLAGVEWLKRQPFVDPGKVAVMGWSYGGYMTLKLLEKAPGVFAAGAAVAPVTKWELYDTAYTERYLGNPSVDPKPYQTSGALEDAVKIKDPLLLVHGMSDDNVVFQNSTELYARLQQNKVPFEMMTYPGATHAIAGEGPQTHVWTTITRFLDAQVLNKR; encoded by the coding sequence ATGATTTTCAGGTCCGCAGCCGTTGCGCTGCTTCTCGCGTCCGCCCCCGCCATCGCCCGGGATCTTCCCCTTGAACGCGTGTTCTCCAGCCCGTCGCTGGCTGGCCCGACGCCGCGCGAGGCGAAACTGTCGCCGGACGGACGCTTCGTCACGCTGTTGAAGAACCGTGCGGACGACAAGGACCGCTACGATCTCTGGGCGATCGACACGGCGACGGGCCAGCAACGCATGCTGGTGGATTCGCAGAAGATTGGTAGCGGCGGCGCCATCTCCGAAGAGGAGAAGATGCGGCGCGAGCGGGCGCGGATCGCGGGCACCAAGGGGATCACCGAATATGGGTGGGCGCCGGATTCCAAATCGATCCTCGTTCCGATCGATGGCGATCTCTATCAGGCGATGCTTGACGGCAAGGTCCGTCGCCTGACCAGCACCGCCGCAACAGAGATCAACGCGAAGGTTTCGGAAACGGGCCGCTATCTGTCGTTCCTGCGCGACCAGAATCTGTACGTGATGGACGCGTCGAGCGGACAGGAGCGAGCGCTGACAAGCGACGGCGGCAAGACGCTCAGCTGGGGCGCGGCCGAATTCGTGGCGCAGGAAGAGCTTGCCCGCGACACCGGATACTGGTGGTCGCCTGGTGACCGCTACTTGGCCGTCGCGCGCGTTGACGAGAGTCCGGTCCAGATTGTCCGGCGCGCAGCGATCGGCGCTTCCGGTACCTCGCTGATTGAACAGCGATATCCTTCCGCCGGTACCAAGAACGCGATCGTCGATCTGTACCTGATGACACCGGACGGGAAGTCGCGGGTAAAAGCCGACCTAGGCGCGAACCCGGATTATTACCTCGCCCGCGTCGACTGGGCTCGCGACGGCAGCAGCCTGTATGTCCAGCGGCTCAGCCGAGACCAGAAGCGCCTCGACGTGCTGCGCGTCGATCCCGCAACCGGCAAGTCGTCGATGCTGTTTTCGGAGACCTCCCCGACCTGGGTCAATCTCAACGACAATTTCAAGCCGTTGAAGGACGGAAGCCTGATCTGGTCGTCGGAGCGCAGCGGCTATCCGCATTTGTATCGCTGGCAGGCGGGCAAGTGGACGCAGCTCACGCGCGGCAATTGGGCCGTTGAGGATGTCGCTGGCGTCGATGAGCAGGCCGGGCGGGTGTATTTCACGGGTACCGCCGAGACGCCGATCGAGCAGCAGCTATATTGGGTCAGCTACAAATCGCCCGGGGCGCCGCAGCGGGTTACGGAGCAGGGCTGGTACAACAAGGCGGTGATGGACAAGGGCGCGACCCACGCGCTCGTGACCCGCTCCAACCCAAGCCAGCCGTCGCAAACGTATCTGGCCGACGCGGCGGGCAAGCGGCTCGCGTGGATTGAAGAAAATGCGCTGAACGCCGCGCATCCCTACGCGCCCTATGTCGACAGCCACGTGAAGCCGACCTTCGGTACCGTCACGGGGCCGGACGGAACGCCACTCCACTACCGGATGCTGACGCCCAGGCTGGTCGCCGGGAAGCGCTACCCGGTTTTCTTTTACGTTTATGGCGGGCCGCACGGGCAGCAGGTGACCGACGAATGGTACAAGGCGCTGCCGTTGCATGAGGCGCTCGTCGACAAGGGCTGGATCGTTTTCACCATCGACAATCGCGGCACGAACCGTCGCGGCACCAAGTTCGAGGGCGCGATCTATCGCAAGATGGGCGATGCCGAGTTGGCCGATCAGCTGGCCGGCGTCGAGTGGCTAAAGCGCCAGCCGTTCGTCGATCCCGGCAAGGTGGCGGTGATGGGCTGGTCTTACGGCGGCTACATGACGCTAAAGCTGTTGGAAAAGGCGCCGGGCGTCTTCGCGGCGGGCGCGGCGGTTGCGCCGGTGACCAAGTGGGAGTTGTACGACACGGCTTACACCGAGCGGTATCTCGGCAATCCGTCGGTCGACCCGAAGCCCTACCAGACGTCCGGCGCGCTGGAGGATGCGGTCAAGATCAAGGACCCCCTGCTGCTGGTGCACGGCATGTCGGACGACAACGTCGTGTTCCAGAACTCGACCGAGCTCTACGCGCGGCTGCAGCAGAACAAGGTGCCGTTCGAGATGATGACCTATCCCGGCGCGACGCACGCGATTGCGGGTGAGGGGCCGCAAACCCATGTGTGGACCACGATCACCCGCTTCCTCGACGCGCAGGTGCTAAACAAGCGCTAG